A DNA window from Onthophagus taurus isolate NC chromosome 1, IU_Otau_3.0, whole genome shotgun sequence contains the following coding sequences:
- the LOC111415573 gene encoding protein retinal degeneration B isoform X4 — translation MLIKEYRIPLPLTVEEYRIAQLYMIAKKSREESKGAGSGVEILLNEPYTDGPGGKGQYTKKIYHVGSHLPGWLKGILPKTALMVEEEAWNAYPYTKTRYTCPFVEKFYLEIETLYFGDNGHQDNVFKLTGSDLRNRVVDLIDVVKDVLYGADYIKEEDPKIYHSEKAGRGPLLDNWLDEYWSEIQGKPQPLPDGKAMMCAYKLCKVEFRYWGMQTKIEKFIHDVALRKTMLRAHRQAWAWQDEWHGLTMEDIREIEKQTQLALKRKMGQPDDETDEDSQRSNGSYSKDGKKTLAQTLESIEKKEDSPILSKSKPQRKSTSEKENEEQNNKDEKWQQPINLHSPTSTSVKSFDIPAPNWRIESLGRDSDSNSEDEFFDCVGDMGESSSLAKWSSLELLNEDDDTASPTYVADQNDDSIFSAAFLQRVASERGSRKMLQRGKVNSLDIGCPESPGASPAHVPCSTTVLLLVFHSGSILDMNTDMTSKKSDVTTFRGAFESVMRQHYPSLIGHMAIKLVACPSICTEGLGILSSLSPYSFDVSPSCTDTPQITHDSIPIGAIPLLATSTPDYQDNITKVITSANYVYQEFLKSEEGKGFTGQICIVSDSMGSILAYDALCRTIKYQSRHGSENSILDNDTRGLDNIQINDTGHLVAPSPRRRSSSTSEHHIKFEFEVSDFFMFGSPLALVLAYRKISSAEDKNSNISRPACNQIYNMFHPIDPVASRIEPLLSARFSMLSPVNVPRYAKYPLGDGQPYHLGTYLVEVLQSNPQVFTDMQPRRLSEVSLQSTVSGINDELPLQAVNALQQKWWGNKRMDYALYCPEGLSNFPTHALPHLLHASFWESSDVIAFILRQVGSSEGLPISGIEDRETSFRPGQPREKWIRKRTSVKLKNVAANHRANDVIVKEGLPQTIIARFMYGPLDMITLTGEKVDIHVMREVPNGEWSYVATEVTDKTGRISYSFPDDVSLGYGLYPIKMVVRGDHTSVDFFMAVVPPKTECVVFSIDGSFTASMSVTGRDPKVRAGAVDVVRHWQELGYLIIYTTGRPDMQHHRVVSWLSQHNFPHGLVSFADGLSTDPLGHKTAYLNNLIQFHNVIIQSAYGSSKDIVVYTSIGLKPKQIFIVGKASKKQHSQATILTEGYAAHLTTLLAHGGSRPAQGNARMVIPRGYFGLPGQVNSRRRSHDTSNPSPIRNAGFLKRKVYISHV, via the exons ATGCTCATCAAAGAGTATCGGATTCCGCTTCCCCTTACCGTCGAAGAGTATCGAATAGCTCAATTGTATATGATAGCG aaaaaaagtcgTGAGGAAAGCAAAGGGGCGGGCAGTGGAgtagaaattttattaaatgaacCGTACACTGACGGACCAGGTGGAAAAGGACAATACACCAAAAAGATTTATCATGTAGGAAGTCATCTTCCTg gatGGCTTAAAGGAATATTACCAAAGACTGCTCTTATGGTGGAAGAAGAAGCTTGGAACGCTTATCCGTACACCAAGACTCGATACACTTGTCCTTTTGtcgaaaaattttatctagAAATTGAAACGTTGTATTTTGGGGACAATGGCCATCAagataatgtttttaaacTAACTGGAAGTGATTTAAGAAATAGAGTGGTTG atcttATTGATGTAGTTAAAGATGTTTTATATGGAGCAGATTATATTAAAGAGGAAGATCCAAAGATTTATCACTCTGAAAAAGCAGGTCGAGGTCCTTTACTGGATAACTGGCTTGATGAATACTGGAGTGAA ATTCAAGGTAAACCTCAACCTTTACCAGATGGAAAAGCTATGATGTGCGCGTATAAATTATGCAAAGTTGAATTTCGTTATTGGGGGAtgcaaacaaaaattgaaaaatttattcatgATGTTG cTTTAAGGAAGACGATGTTAAGAGCTCACAGACAAGCTTGGGCATGGCAGGACGAATGGCATGGATTAACCATGGAAGATATACGAGAAATCGAAAAGCAAACTCAATTGGCTCTAAAGAGGAAAATGGGACAGCCCGATGATGAAACAG ATGAGGACAGTCAGCGGAGTAATGGATCCTATTCCAAGGACGGAAAGAAAACCCTTGCGCAAACGTTAGAAAGTATTGAAAAGAAAGAGGATAGTCCAATCTTATCCAAGTCAAAACCACAACGGAAATCAACatctgaaaaagaaaatgaagaacaaAATAACAA AGATGAAAAATGGCAACAACCTATTAATTTACATTCTCCAACATCAACCTCAGTGAAAAGTTTCGATATTCCAGCACCTAATTGGAGAATTGAAAGTTTGGGAAGGGATTCAGATTCTAATTCGGAAGATGAATTTTTTGACTGCGTAGGCGATATGGGGGAATCTTCATCGCTCGCTAAATGGAGTTCTTTGGAGCTGTTAAATGAAGATGATGATACTGCATCTCCAACTTACGTTGCTGATCAAAACG ATGATAGTATTTTTTCCGCCGCTTTTTTACAACGCGTTGCAAGTGAACGGGGTTCTAGAAAAATGTTGCAAAGAGGAAAAGTGAATTCTTTAGATATTGGTTGCCCCGAATCGCCTGGAGCTTCTCCCGCCCATGTCCCATGTTCAACTACAGTTTTATTACTTGTATTCCATTCAGGTAGCATTTTAG ataTGAACACTGATATGACCTCAAAAAAGTCTGATGTCACCACGTTTAGGGGTGCTTTTGAATCAGTAATGAGACAACATTACCCATCTTTAATAGGTCATATGGCTATTAAATTAGTCGCGTGTCCTTCGATTTGTACTGAAGGTCTTGGCATTTTATCTag ttTAAGCCCTTATAGCTTTGATGTATCTCCATCTTGTACTGATACACCGCAAATAACACATGATTCCATTCCAATTGGAGCCATACCTTTACTGGCTACCTCCACACCTGATTATCAAGATAACATCACTAAAGTTATAACATCAGCAAATTATGTTTACCAAG aatttttaaaatcagaAGAAGGAAAAGGGTTCACAGGTCAAATATGCATCGTTTCGGATTCTATGGGTTCTATACTAGCTTACGACGCTCTTTGCAGAACGATCAAATACCAATCGCGACACGGAAGTGAAAATAGTATATTAGATAATGACACAAGGGGTTTAGATAATATCCAAATAAACGACACTGGCCATCTAGTTGCGCCATCGCCGAGAAGAAGATCCTCATCGACAAGCGAACACCACATTAAATTCGAATTCGAAGTAAGCGATTTCTTCATGTTTGGAAGCCCGCTCGCTTTGGTACTAGCCTATCGAAAAATTTCTTCTGCCGAAGACAAAAATAGTAACATCTCCCGTCCAGCTTGCAATCAAATCTACAATATGTTTCATCCGATCGATCCTGTCGCCTCGCGTATTGAACCGCTTCTATCTGCGAGATTTTCAATGTTATCACCGGTTAACGTGCCAAGATACGCCAAATATCCGCTTGGAGACGGACAACCGTATCATCTAGGTACTTATTTAG TTGAGGTTTTACAGTCGAACCCGCAAGTTTTTACCGACATGCAACCGAGACGATTGTCGGAAGTCTCTTTGCAAAGTACTGTATCTGGAATTAATGATGAATTACCTCTACAAGCTGTTAACGCAT TGCAACAAAAATGGTGGGGTAACAAACGCATGGATTACGCCCTTTATTGTCCGGAAGGTTTATCAAATTTCCCAACACACGCGTTACCTCATCTACTCCACGCGAGCTTTTGGGAAAGTAGCGATGTAATCGCATTTATTTTACGGCAAGTCGGTTCGTCTGAAGGTCTTCCTATATCAGGAATTGAAGATAGAGAGACTAGTTTTAGACCAGGTCAACCGAGGGAGAAATGGATAAGGAAGAGAACATCCGTAAAATTAAAG aacgTAGCCGCAAATCATCGAGCGAACGATGTAATTGTGAAAGAAGGTCTTCCTCAAACGATAATTGCTCGTTTTATGTACGGTCCTCTTGATATGATAACTTTAACGGGAGAGAAAGTTGATATACATGTAATGCGGGAAGTTCCTAACGGCGAATGGTCCTATGTTGCGACTGAAGTTACCGATAAGACTGGGAGGATATCATACTCTTTTCCTGATGATGTGTCTTTAGGATATGGGCTTTATCCTATTaag ATGGTTGTGAGAGGTGACCATACTTCTGTAGATTTCTTTATGGCTGTTGTTCCACCTAAAACGGAATGTGTAGTTTTTAGTATTGACGGATCTTTCACAGCTAGTATGTCTGTAACAGGGAGAGATCCCAAGGTTAGAGCGGGTGCTGTTGATGTTGTGAG ACACTGGCAAGAACTtggttatttaataatatacacGACAGGTCGGCCTGATATGCAACATCATCGTGTTGTTTCTTGGTTATCTCAACATAATTTTCCACATGGTTTAGTGTCATTCGCGGATGGTTTATCAACGGATCCTCTTGGTCATAAAACGGCTTATTTAAACAACTTAATACAA ttCCATAACGTGATCATACAAAGCGCGTATGGTAGCAGCAAAGATATCGTCGTTTATACTTCAATCGGTCTCAAACCAAAGCAGATCTTTATAGTTGGTAAAGCGTCCAAGAAGCAGCATTCGCAAGCAACAATTTTAACGGAAGGATACGCGGCTCATTTAACGACTTTGCTAGCTCATGGAGGGTCACGACCAGCGCAAGGAAACGCTCGCATGGTGATTCCTAGGGGATATTTTGGGTTACCAGGACAGGTGAATTCACGAAGACGAAG
- the LOC111415573 gene encoding protein retinal degeneration B isoform X2 — MLIKEYRIPLPLTVEEYRIAQLYMIAKKSREESKGAGSGVEILLNEPYTDGPGGKGQYTKKIYHVGSHLPGWLKGILPKTALMVEEEAWNAYPYTKTRYTCPFVEKFYLEIETLYFGDNGHQDNVFKLTGSDLRNRVVDLIDVVKDVLYGADYIKEEDPKIYHSEKAGRGPLLDNWLDEYWSEIQGKPQPLPDGKAMMCAYKLCKVEFRYWGMQTKIEKFIHDVALRKTMLRAHRQAWAWQDEWHGLTMEDIREIEKQTQLALKRKMGQPDDETDEDSQRSNGSYSKDGKKTLAQTLESIEKKEDSPILSKSKPQRKSTSEKENEEQNNKDEKWQQPINLHSPTSTSVKSFDIPAPNWRIESLGRDSDSNSEDEFFDCVGDMGESSSLAKWSSLELLNEDDDTASPTYVADQNDDSIFSAAFLQRVASERGSRKMLQRGKVNSLDIGCPESPGASPAHVPCSTTVLLLVFHSGSILDMNTDMTSKKSDVTTFRGAFESVMRQHYPSLIGHMAIKLVACPSICTEGLGILSSLSPYSFDVSPSCTDTPQITHDSIPIGAIPLLATSTPDYQDNITKVITSANYVYQEFLKSEEGKGFTGQICIVSDSMGSILAYDALCRTIKYQSRHGSENSILDNDTRGLDNIQINDTGHLVAPSPRRRSSSTSEHHIKFEFEVSDFFMFGSPLALVLAYRKISSAEDKNSNISRPACNQIYNMFHPIDPVASRIEPLLSARFSMLSPVNVPRYAKYPLGDGQPYHLVEVLQSNPQVFTDMQPRRLSEVSLQSTVSGINDELPLQAVNALQQKWWGNKRMDYALYCPEGLSNFPTHALPHLLHASFWESSDVIAFILRQVGSSEGLPISGIEDRETSFRPGQPREKWIRKRTSVKLKNVAANHRANDVIVKEGLPQTIIARFMYGPLDMITLTGEKVDIHVMREVPNGEWSYVATEVTDKTGRISYSFPDDVSLGYGLYPIKMVVRGDHTSVDFFMAVVPPKTECVVFSIDGSFTASMSVTGRDPKVRAGAVDVVRHWQELGYLIIYTTGRPDMQHHRVVSWLSQHNFPHGLVSFADGLSTDPLGHKTAYLNNLIQFHNVIIQSAYGSSKDIVVYTSIGLKPKQIFIVGKASKKQHSQATILTEGYAAHLTTLLAHGGSRPAQGNARMVIPRGYFGLPGQVNSRRRRSARRTTSYPVEEKDPLERTLSMRRYPLPKTNLLKLGNQLPG, encoded by the exons ATGCTCATCAAAGAGTATCGGATTCCGCTTCCCCTTACCGTCGAAGAGTATCGAATAGCTCAATTGTATATGATAGCG aaaaaaagtcgTGAGGAAAGCAAAGGGGCGGGCAGTGGAgtagaaattttattaaatgaacCGTACACTGACGGACCAGGTGGAAAAGGACAATACACCAAAAAGATTTATCATGTAGGAAGTCATCTTCCTg gatGGCTTAAAGGAATATTACCAAAGACTGCTCTTATGGTGGAAGAAGAAGCTTGGAACGCTTATCCGTACACCAAGACTCGATACACTTGTCCTTTTGtcgaaaaattttatctagAAATTGAAACGTTGTATTTTGGGGACAATGGCCATCAagataatgtttttaaacTAACTGGAAGTGATTTAAGAAATAGAGTGGTTG atcttATTGATGTAGTTAAAGATGTTTTATATGGAGCAGATTATATTAAAGAGGAAGATCCAAAGATTTATCACTCTGAAAAAGCAGGTCGAGGTCCTTTACTGGATAACTGGCTTGATGAATACTGGAGTGAA ATTCAAGGTAAACCTCAACCTTTACCAGATGGAAAAGCTATGATGTGCGCGTATAAATTATGCAAAGTTGAATTTCGTTATTGGGGGAtgcaaacaaaaattgaaaaatttattcatgATGTTG cTTTAAGGAAGACGATGTTAAGAGCTCACAGACAAGCTTGGGCATGGCAGGACGAATGGCATGGATTAACCATGGAAGATATACGAGAAATCGAAAAGCAAACTCAATTGGCTCTAAAGAGGAAAATGGGACAGCCCGATGATGAAACAG ATGAGGACAGTCAGCGGAGTAATGGATCCTATTCCAAGGACGGAAAGAAAACCCTTGCGCAAACGTTAGAAAGTATTGAAAAGAAAGAGGATAGTCCAATCTTATCCAAGTCAAAACCACAACGGAAATCAACatctgaaaaagaaaatgaagaacaaAATAACAA AGATGAAAAATGGCAACAACCTATTAATTTACATTCTCCAACATCAACCTCAGTGAAAAGTTTCGATATTCCAGCACCTAATTGGAGAATTGAAAGTTTGGGAAGGGATTCAGATTCTAATTCGGAAGATGAATTTTTTGACTGCGTAGGCGATATGGGGGAATCTTCATCGCTCGCTAAATGGAGTTCTTTGGAGCTGTTAAATGAAGATGATGATACTGCATCTCCAACTTACGTTGCTGATCAAAACG ATGATAGTATTTTTTCCGCCGCTTTTTTACAACGCGTTGCAAGTGAACGGGGTTCTAGAAAAATGTTGCAAAGAGGAAAAGTGAATTCTTTAGATATTGGTTGCCCCGAATCGCCTGGAGCTTCTCCCGCCCATGTCCCATGTTCAACTACAGTTTTATTACTTGTATTCCATTCAGGTAGCATTTTAG ataTGAACACTGATATGACCTCAAAAAAGTCTGATGTCACCACGTTTAGGGGTGCTTTTGAATCAGTAATGAGACAACATTACCCATCTTTAATAGGTCATATGGCTATTAAATTAGTCGCGTGTCCTTCGATTTGTACTGAAGGTCTTGGCATTTTATCTag ttTAAGCCCTTATAGCTTTGATGTATCTCCATCTTGTACTGATACACCGCAAATAACACATGATTCCATTCCAATTGGAGCCATACCTTTACTGGCTACCTCCACACCTGATTATCAAGATAACATCACTAAAGTTATAACATCAGCAAATTATGTTTACCAAG aatttttaaaatcagaAGAAGGAAAAGGGTTCACAGGTCAAATATGCATCGTTTCGGATTCTATGGGTTCTATACTAGCTTACGACGCTCTTTGCAGAACGATCAAATACCAATCGCGACACGGAAGTGAAAATAGTATATTAGATAATGACACAAGGGGTTTAGATAATATCCAAATAAACGACACTGGCCATCTAGTTGCGCCATCGCCGAGAAGAAGATCCTCATCGACAAGCGAACACCACATTAAATTCGAATTCGAAGTAAGCGATTTCTTCATGTTTGGAAGCCCGCTCGCTTTGGTACTAGCCTATCGAAAAATTTCTTCTGCCGAAGACAAAAATAGTAACATCTCCCGTCCAGCTTGCAATCAAATCTACAATATGTTTCATCCGATCGATCCTGTCGCCTCGCGTATTGAACCGCTTCTATCTGCGAGATTTTCAATGTTATCACCGGTTAACGTGCCAAGATACGCCAAATATCCGCTTGGAGACGGACAACCGTATCATCTAG TTGAGGTTTTACAGTCGAACCCGCAAGTTTTTACCGACATGCAACCGAGACGATTGTCGGAAGTCTCTTTGCAAAGTACTGTATCTGGAATTAATGATGAATTACCTCTACAAGCTGTTAACGCAT TGCAACAAAAATGGTGGGGTAACAAACGCATGGATTACGCCCTTTATTGTCCGGAAGGTTTATCAAATTTCCCAACACACGCGTTACCTCATCTACTCCACGCGAGCTTTTGGGAAAGTAGCGATGTAATCGCATTTATTTTACGGCAAGTCGGTTCGTCTGAAGGTCTTCCTATATCAGGAATTGAAGATAGAGAGACTAGTTTTAGACCAGGTCAACCGAGGGAGAAATGGATAAGGAAGAGAACATCCGTAAAATTAAAG aacgTAGCCGCAAATCATCGAGCGAACGATGTAATTGTGAAAGAAGGTCTTCCTCAAACGATAATTGCTCGTTTTATGTACGGTCCTCTTGATATGATAACTTTAACGGGAGAGAAAGTTGATATACATGTAATGCGGGAAGTTCCTAACGGCGAATGGTCCTATGTTGCGACTGAAGTTACCGATAAGACTGGGAGGATATCATACTCTTTTCCTGATGATGTGTCTTTAGGATATGGGCTTTATCCTATTaag ATGGTTGTGAGAGGTGACCATACTTCTGTAGATTTCTTTATGGCTGTTGTTCCACCTAAAACGGAATGTGTAGTTTTTAGTATTGACGGATCTTTCACAGCTAGTATGTCTGTAACAGGGAGAGATCCCAAGGTTAGAGCGGGTGCTGTTGATGTTGTGAG ACACTGGCAAGAACTtggttatttaataatatacacGACAGGTCGGCCTGATATGCAACATCATCGTGTTGTTTCTTGGTTATCTCAACATAATTTTCCACATGGTTTAGTGTCATTCGCGGATGGTTTATCAACGGATCCTCTTGGTCATAAAACGGCTTATTTAAACAACTTAATACAA ttCCATAACGTGATCATACAAAGCGCGTATGGTAGCAGCAAAGATATCGTCGTTTATACTTCAATCGGTCTCAAACCAAAGCAGATCTTTATAGTTGGTAAAGCGTCCAAGAAGCAGCATTCGCAAGCAACAATTTTAACGGAAGGATACGCGGCTCATTTAACGACTTTGCTAGCTCATGGAGGGTCACGACCAGCGCAAGGAAACGCTCGCATGGTGATTCCTAGGGGATATTTTGGGTTACCAGGACAGGTGAATTCACGAAGACGAAG
- the LOC111415573 gene encoding protein retinal degeneration B isoform X7, with amino-acid sequence MLIKEYRIPLPLTVEEYRIAQLYMIAKKSREESKGAGSGVEILLNEPYTDGPGGKGQYTKKIYHVGSHLPGWLKGILPKTALMVEEEAWNAYPYTKTRYTCPFVEKFYLEIETLYFGDNGHQDNVFKLTGSDLRNRVVDLIDVVKDVLYGADYIKEEDPKIYHSEKAGRGPLLDNWLDEYWSEIQGKPQPLPDGKAMMCAYKLCKVEFRYWGMQTKIEKFIHDVALRKTMLRAHRQAWAWQDEWHGLTMEDIREIEKQTQLALKRKMGQPDDETDEDSQRSNGSYSKDGKKTLAQTLESIEKKEDSPILSKSKPQRKSTSEKENEEQNNKDEKWQQPINLHSPTSTSVKSFDIPAPNWRIESLGRDSDSNSEDEFFDCVGDMGESSSLAKWSSLELLNEDDDTASPTYVADQNDDSIFSAAFLQRVASERGSRKMLQRGKVNSLDIGCPESPGASPAHVPCSTTVLLLVFHSGSILDMNTDMTSKKSDVTTFRGAFESVMRQHYPSLIGHMAIKLVACPSICTEGLGILSSLSPYSFDVSPSCTDTPQITHDSIPIGAIPLLATSTPDYQDNITKVITSANYVYQEFLKSEEGKGFTGQICIVSDSMGSILAYDALCRTIKYQSRHGSENSILDNDTRGLDNIQINDTGHLVAPSPRRRSSSTSEHHIKFEFEVSDFFMFGSPLALVLAYRKISSAEDKNSNISRPACNQIYNMFHPIDPVASRIEPLLSARFSMLSPVNVPRYAKYPLGDGQPYHLVQQKWWGNKRMDYALYCPEGLSNFPTHALPHLLHASFWESSDVIAFILRQVGSSEGLPISGIEDRETSFRPGQPREKWIRKRTSVKLKNVAANHRANDVIVKEGLPQTIIARFMYGPLDMITLTGEKVDIHVMREVPNGEWSYVATEVTDKTGRISYSFPDDVSLGYGLYPIKMVVRGDHTSVDFFMAVVPPKTECVVFSIDGSFTASMSVTGRDPKVRAGAVDVVRHWQELGYLIIYTTGRPDMQHHRVVSWLSQHNFPHGLVSFADGLSTDPLGHKTAYLNNLIQFHNVIIQSAYGSSKDIVVYTSIGLKPKQIFIVGKASKKQHSQATILTEGYAAHLTTLLAHGGSRPAQGNARMVIPRGYFGLPGQVNSRRRRSARRTTSYPVEEKDPLERTLSMRRYPLPKTNLLKLGNQLPG; translated from the exons ATGCTCATCAAAGAGTATCGGATTCCGCTTCCCCTTACCGTCGAAGAGTATCGAATAGCTCAATTGTATATGATAGCG aaaaaaagtcgTGAGGAAAGCAAAGGGGCGGGCAGTGGAgtagaaattttattaaatgaacCGTACACTGACGGACCAGGTGGAAAAGGACAATACACCAAAAAGATTTATCATGTAGGAAGTCATCTTCCTg gatGGCTTAAAGGAATATTACCAAAGACTGCTCTTATGGTGGAAGAAGAAGCTTGGAACGCTTATCCGTACACCAAGACTCGATACACTTGTCCTTTTGtcgaaaaattttatctagAAATTGAAACGTTGTATTTTGGGGACAATGGCCATCAagataatgtttttaaacTAACTGGAAGTGATTTAAGAAATAGAGTGGTTG atcttATTGATGTAGTTAAAGATGTTTTATATGGAGCAGATTATATTAAAGAGGAAGATCCAAAGATTTATCACTCTGAAAAAGCAGGTCGAGGTCCTTTACTGGATAACTGGCTTGATGAATACTGGAGTGAA ATTCAAGGTAAACCTCAACCTTTACCAGATGGAAAAGCTATGATGTGCGCGTATAAATTATGCAAAGTTGAATTTCGTTATTGGGGGAtgcaaacaaaaattgaaaaatttattcatgATGTTG cTTTAAGGAAGACGATGTTAAGAGCTCACAGACAAGCTTGGGCATGGCAGGACGAATGGCATGGATTAACCATGGAAGATATACGAGAAATCGAAAAGCAAACTCAATTGGCTCTAAAGAGGAAAATGGGACAGCCCGATGATGAAACAG ATGAGGACAGTCAGCGGAGTAATGGATCCTATTCCAAGGACGGAAAGAAAACCCTTGCGCAAACGTTAGAAAGTATTGAAAAGAAAGAGGATAGTCCAATCTTATCCAAGTCAAAACCACAACGGAAATCAACatctgaaaaagaaaatgaagaacaaAATAACAA AGATGAAAAATGGCAACAACCTATTAATTTACATTCTCCAACATCAACCTCAGTGAAAAGTTTCGATATTCCAGCACCTAATTGGAGAATTGAAAGTTTGGGAAGGGATTCAGATTCTAATTCGGAAGATGAATTTTTTGACTGCGTAGGCGATATGGGGGAATCTTCATCGCTCGCTAAATGGAGTTCTTTGGAGCTGTTAAATGAAGATGATGATACTGCATCTCCAACTTACGTTGCTGATCAAAACG ATGATAGTATTTTTTCCGCCGCTTTTTTACAACGCGTTGCAAGTGAACGGGGTTCTAGAAAAATGTTGCAAAGAGGAAAAGTGAATTCTTTAGATATTGGTTGCCCCGAATCGCCTGGAGCTTCTCCCGCCCATGTCCCATGTTCAACTACAGTTTTATTACTTGTATTCCATTCAGGTAGCATTTTAG ataTGAACACTGATATGACCTCAAAAAAGTCTGATGTCACCACGTTTAGGGGTGCTTTTGAATCAGTAATGAGACAACATTACCCATCTTTAATAGGTCATATGGCTATTAAATTAGTCGCGTGTCCTTCGATTTGTACTGAAGGTCTTGGCATTTTATCTag ttTAAGCCCTTATAGCTTTGATGTATCTCCATCTTGTACTGATACACCGCAAATAACACATGATTCCATTCCAATTGGAGCCATACCTTTACTGGCTACCTCCACACCTGATTATCAAGATAACATCACTAAAGTTATAACATCAGCAAATTATGTTTACCAAG aatttttaaaatcagaAGAAGGAAAAGGGTTCACAGGTCAAATATGCATCGTTTCGGATTCTATGGGTTCTATACTAGCTTACGACGCTCTTTGCAGAACGATCAAATACCAATCGCGACACGGAAGTGAAAATAGTATATTAGATAATGACACAAGGGGTTTAGATAATATCCAAATAAACGACACTGGCCATCTAGTTGCGCCATCGCCGAGAAGAAGATCCTCATCGACAAGCGAACACCACATTAAATTCGAATTCGAAGTAAGCGATTTCTTCATGTTTGGAAGCCCGCTCGCTTTGGTACTAGCCTATCGAAAAATTTCTTCTGCCGAAGACAAAAATAGTAACATCTCCCGTCCAGCTTGCAATCAAATCTACAATATGTTTCATCCGATCGATCCTGTCGCCTCGCGTATTGAACCGCTTCTATCTGCGAGATTTTCAATGTTATCACCGGTTAACGTGCCAAGATACGCCAAATATCCGCTTGGAGACGGACAACCGTATCATCTAG TGCAACAAAAATGGTGGGGTAACAAACGCATGGATTACGCCCTTTATTGTCCGGAAGGTTTATCAAATTTCCCAACACACGCGTTACCTCATCTACTCCACGCGAGCTTTTGGGAAAGTAGCGATGTAATCGCATTTATTTTACGGCAAGTCGGTTCGTCTGAAGGTCTTCCTATATCAGGAATTGAAGATAGAGAGACTAGTTTTAGACCAGGTCAACCGAGGGAGAAATGGATAAGGAAGAGAACATCCGTAAAATTAAAG aacgTAGCCGCAAATCATCGAGCGAACGATGTAATTGTGAAAGAAGGTCTTCCTCAAACGATAATTGCTCGTTTTATGTACGGTCCTCTTGATATGATAACTTTAACGGGAGAGAAAGTTGATATACATGTAATGCGGGAAGTTCCTAACGGCGAATGGTCCTATGTTGCGACTGAAGTTACCGATAAGACTGGGAGGATATCATACTCTTTTCCTGATGATGTGTCTTTAGGATATGGGCTTTATCCTATTaag ATGGTTGTGAGAGGTGACCATACTTCTGTAGATTTCTTTATGGCTGTTGTTCCACCTAAAACGGAATGTGTAGTTTTTAGTATTGACGGATCTTTCACAGCTAGTATGTCTGTAACAGGGAGAGATCCCAAGGTTAGAGCGGGTGCTGTTGATGTTGTGAG ACACTGGCAAGAACTtggttatttaataatatacacGACAGGTCGGCCTGATATGCAACATCATCGTGTTGTTTCTTGGTTATCTCAACATAATTTTCCACATGGTTTAGTGTCATTCGCGGATGGTTTATCAACGGATCCTCTTGGTCATAAAACGGCTTATTTAAACAACTTAATACAA ttCCATAACGTGATCATACAAAGCGCGTATGGTAGCAGCAAAGATATCGTCGTTTATACTTCAATCGGTCTCAAACCAAAGCAGATCTTTATAGTTGGTAAAGCGTCCAAGAAGCAGCATTCGCAAGCAACAATTTTAACGGAAGGATACGCGGCTCATTTAACGACTTTGCTAGCTCATGGAGGGTCACGACCAGCGCAAGGAAACGCTCGCATGGTGATTCCTAGGGGATATTTTGGGTTACCAGGACAGGTGAATTCACGAAGACGAAG